agatcATAAGAAGGTATCAGGGCCCCTGGAAACTGGAGTTaaaaagttgtgagctgccatgtgggtgctgggattcaaagcgAGGTTCTCAAgtagagcagccagcgctcttaactatCTCTCTAGTGTGTAATAGGAAACATTTCAGGCCGCTCTCTAACGCCAGCGCCGCCTCTCGCTTGCCGAGCTCCAGCCGAAGGAGAAGGGGGGTAAGTAAGGAGGTGCCCATACCATGGCTCGTACAAAGCAGACTGCCCGTAAATCCACCGGTGGTAAAGCACCCAGGAAACAACTGGCTACAAAAGCCGCTCGCAAGAGTGCGCCCTCTACTGGAGGGGTGAAGAAACCTCATCGTTACAGGCCTGGTACTGTGGCACTCCGTGAAATCAGACGCTATCAGAAATCCACTGAACTTCTGATCCGCAAACTCCCCTTCCAGCGTCTGGTGCGAGAAATTGCTCAGGACTTCAAAACAGATCTGCGCTTCCAGAGTGCAGCTATTGGTGCTTTGCAGGAGGCAAGTGAGGCCTATCTGGTTGGCCTTTTTGAAGATACCAACCTGTGTGCTATCCATGCCAAACGTGTAACAATTATGCCAAAAGATATCCAGCTAGCACGCCGCATACGCGGAGAACGTGCTTAAGAGTCCACTATGAGGGGAAACATTTCATtctcaaaaaagtttttttcctcttcttcctgttatCAGTAGTTCTGAATGTTAGATATTTTTTCCATGGGGTCAAAAGGTCCCTAAGTATATGATTGCGAGTGGAAAATAGGGGACAGAAATCAGGTATTGgcagtttttccattttcatttgtgtgtgaatttttaatataaatgcaagATGTAAAGCATTAATGCAAGCAAAATGTTTCAGTGAACACATTTCAACAG
This region of Arvicola amphibius chromosome 18, mArvAmp1.2, whole genome shotgun sequence genomic DNA includes:
- the LOC119803780 gene encoding histone H3.3A; this translates as MARTKQTARKSTGGKAPRKQLATKAARKSAPSTGGVKKPHRYRPGTVALREIRRYQKSTELLIRKLPFQRLVREIAQDFKTDLRFQSAAIGALQEASEAYLVGLFEDTNLCAIHAKRVTIMPKDIQLARRIRGERA